In a genomic window of Demequina muriae:
- a CDS encoding acyltransferase family protein: MTFLVCGTEVCGDLRLSRVTREQPIDKEKASMTAPPASQPRHAARALAGSADGRGFRRDIEGLRAVAVGLVLAYHAGLPLISGGFVGVDVFFVISGFLITSLLLREIETTGRVHMASFWARRVRRLLPAATVVLLATVAATWAVGPVTQRTLFAGDIIASATSVVNWRLADRSVDYLAEDVGVSPVQHFWSLAVEEQFYVVWPLLIAVVAAVALKRGRGLRSTSLYALAAILIPSFGWSLLYTSSEPLKAYFVTTTRLWELAVGAIIAVASVHLTRVGQRTRAVLAWVGLILIAIAAFGLEATDPFPGWRAAVPVVGAALVIAAAIGGGSGLAQRVLSWGPLVWIGGLSYSLYLWHWPMLVVLQDWMGFEGRRWGVVIVLASILPAWLSRRFVEDPVRFSRTLRGNASGSLSVGLNLVLASVVAALMVVINPLLGATTSTSPSGPPEDVIGARALGDDPESSVEATPRASYGSVEPNPLVAHEDIPECWSATTASDELNPCAIGDPDGDVAVVVLGDSKIQQYADAFDGVFAELGWSGTVMTKSSCAFSDARSAADGGTRPYTGCEVFNGRVLEWLDENPQDLAITSQRLSLGYLGDDFRERTEEDMVAGLAARWTALQDRGTEIIVVLDNPAPPKDLIMLECTAANPDAMDTCSFDRADAIAWSAAPTQLKAAALVPDVQVVDFHDYICPGESCTPVIGGALVYRQGSHITSTYAQSMHDVLVERLSGAYRVARES; the protein is encoded by the coding sequence TTGACTTTCCTGGTCTGCGGCACCGAGGTGTGCGGAGATCTGCGGCTCAGCCGTGTGACGAGAGAGCAGCCGATCGACAAGGAGAAGGCCTCAATGACGGCACCGCCGGCGTCCCAGCCGCGCCACGCGGCCCGCGCGCTTGCCGGGAGCGCGGATGGGCGTGGCTTCCGCCGAGACATCGAGGGGCTACGCGCCGTCGCGGTAGGGCTCGTCCTGGCGTACCACGCTGGCCTTCCGCTCATCTCGGGCGGCTTCGTCGGCGTGGACGTGTTCTTCGTGATCTCCGGCTTCCTCATCACCAGCTTGCTGCTGCGCGAGATCGAGACGACGGGCCGCGTCCACATGGCATCTTTCTGGGCGCGCCGCGTGCGGCGCCTCCTGCCAGCGGCGACGGTGGTCCTCCTTGCCACCGTGGCCGCCACGTGGGCGGTGGGGCCGGTGACACAGCGCACCCTGTTCGCGGGCGACATCATCGCTTCCGCCACCTCAGTGGTGAACTGGCGACTCGCGGATCGCTCGGTCGACTATCTGGCCGAGGACGTCGGAGTGTCGCCCGTGCAGCACTTCTGGTCGCTTGCGGTGGAGGAGCAGTTCTACGTGGTCTGGCCCCTGCTCATAGCGGTGGTGGCGGCCGTTGCTCTGAAGCGAGGGCGCGGTCTCCGCTCCACGAGCCTGTACGCCCTGGCGGCGATTCTCATTCCGTCCTTCGGGTGGTCGCTCCTCTACACCTCGTCGGAGCCGTTGAAGGCATACTTCGTGACCACCACCCGCCTCTGGGAGCTCGCCGTCGGGGCCATCATCGCAGTGGCGTCCGTGCACTTGACCCGCGTGGGACAGCGCACGCGGGCCGTGCTCGCTTGGGTGGGGCTCATCCTGATCGCGATCGCCGCATTCGGCCTCGAGGCGACGGACCCGTTCCCTGGATGGCGCGCCGCGGTGCCGGTCGTGGGAGCGGCCCTCGTGATCGCCGCCGCGATAGGCGGAGGGTCCGGACTGGCACAGCGCGTGCTGTCCTGGGGACCGCTCGTGTGGATCGGTGGACTCTCGTACTCGCTCTACCTGTGGCACTGGCCGATGCTGGTGGTGCTGCAGGACTGGATGGGGTTCGAGGGGCGTCGGTGGGGGGTCGTGATCGTGCTCGCGAGCATTCTTCCGGCGTGGCTGAGTCGGCGGTTCGTCGAGGATCCCGTCCGCTTCTCGCGCACGCTCCGCGGCAATGCCAGCGGCTCCCTCTCGGTGGGTCTCAACCTCGTCCTCGCGAGCGTCGTTGCGGCGCTCATGGTCGTCATCAACCCGCTCCTCGGGGCAACGACCAGCACGTCCCCGTCGGGTCCACCTGAGGACGTGATCGGGGCCCGGGCGCTGGGAGACGATCCAGAGTCCTCCGTCGAGGCGACACCGCGCGCGTCGTACGGATCAGTCGAGCCGAACCCCTTGGTCGCCCACGAGGACATCCCCGAATGCTGGTCGGCCACTACCGCGAGCGATGAACTCAACCCTTGCGCCATTGGGGACCCCGATGGAGACGTCGCGGTGGTCGTCCTCGGGGACTCCAAGATCCAGCAGTACGCCGACGCGTTCGACGGAGTGTTCGCAGAACTGGGGTGGTCGGGCACCGTGATGACAAAGTCGAGTTGCGCCTTCTCGGACGCGCGCTCTGCCGCGGACGGTGGTACACGTCCGTACACCGGGTGCGAAGTCTTCAACGGCCGAGTGCTCGAGTGGCTCGACGAGAATCCCCAGGATCTCGCCATCACATCACAGCGGTTGAGCCTCGGGTACCTTGGCGACGATTTTCGCGAGCGGACTGAAGAGGACATGGTTGCCGGGCTCGCAGCCCGCTGGACCGCGCTGCAGGACCGGGGCACCGAGATCATCGTCGTGCTCGACAATCCGGCGCCGCCGAAGGATCTCATCATGCTCGAGTGCACCGCCGCCAACCCCGACGCCATGGATACCTGCTCGTTCGACCGCGCCGATGCGATCGCATGGAGCGCCGCGCCCACGCAGCTCAAGGCGGCGGCGCTCGTCCCAGACGTCCAGGTGGTGGACTTCCACGACTACATCTGTCCCGGGGAGTCCTGCACCCCTGTCATCGGCGGCGCGCTGGTCTACCGGCAGGGGTCCCACATCACGAGCACCTATGCGCAGTCGATGCACGACGTTCTCGTCGAACGCCTCAGCGGCGCCTACAGAGTCGCACGGGAGAGCTGA
- a CDS encoding glycosyltransferase family 10 domain-containing protein: MSRVFISARSTYMASPQARARLESSGHELVAAPGDADWAIAYHQDELDGILGVVPEVVLHTYEPFYTPAWPLDASADGTRVRSFSPWTVGLEESWRHWLTNGPREYVDPRQGRRSGTALLASVKPFRHGVVSEDLTQIRYDLGVRGYERGQVDVYGQGWDGVEIVEDSRHPKGESFSDAKHRILQGCAVNISLESAHVRGFVTEKLWQAIRAGCLPVYFGSSWLDELIPRGAYVDLRDFDGVDAVLDGIASLRRSKIADRVLELQRALRELESGAKGRDPVRTRWIDDVVGYIDYRNDTAVRAQGGLGAGAASILDYRDKRLGRFVADIETHVAETAPTTSVADRPAARTVYLSDAIPYMNSEDRKDVWRERGFTVVDDPADAAWAVAYHQRELFDLAGQSPRIVFHTYEPLFTRSLPLYSRIGTSEVFSLGVWTAGLEDTWRYWLRSGPRQYLDPAEGDRSRAVVLASTKAWAHDKFAEDLTGLRHRIAVGGQQRGLFDIYGRDWGDVTTMGESRSPTGGWPEAKHAILGGYSFNLCLENNHVPGFVTEKPWQAIRGGCLPIYYGSSWMDRLFPSKEYLDLRDYESIEALYEHMERMPRDEIVARVRRLQDQLKELEQATEGGKAAQGLSWLQDVASFIEGVDENDARRGTAWDVSHLAARDFALLAQRGDPLPEPRPLRAVQPPRRRWWQSRS, from the coding sequence TTGTCCAGGGTCTTCATCAGCGCCCGCTCGACCTACATGGCGAGTCCCCAGGCGCGAGCGAGGCTCGAGTCCTCCGGTCACGAGCTGGTCGCAGCTCCCGGCGATGCGGACTGGGCGATCGCCTACCACCAGGACGAACTCGACGGCATTCTCGGGGTCGTGCCCGAGGTGGTGCTTCACACGTACGAGCCCTTCTACACGCCTGCGTGGCCCCTCGATGCCTCCGCCGACGGCACGCGCGTGAGGTCGTTCAGCCCGTGGACCGTGGGTCTCGAGGAATCATGGCGGCATTGGCTGACCAATGGTCCGCGCGAGTACGTCGACCCGAGGCAGGGGCGACGGTCCGGCACGGCGCTGCTGGCATCGGTCAAGCCCTTCCGTCACGGCGTGGTGAGCGAAGATCTCACGCAGATCCGCTACGACCTCGGAGTCCGGGGCTACGAGCGCGGCCAGGTGGACGTCTACGGCCAGGGCTGGGACGGCGTCGAGATCGTCGAGGACTCGCGGCATCCGAAGGGAGAGTCGTTCTCGGACGCCAAGCACCGGATCCTCCAAGGGTGCGCCGTCAACATCAGTCTCGAGAGCGCACACGTGCGCGGCTTCGTGACGGAGAAGCTCTGGCAGGCGATCCGGGCCGGGTGTCTCCCGGTGTACTTCGGGTCGTCCTGGCTCGACGAGCTCATCCCCCGAGGCGCATACGTCGACCTGCGCGACTTCGACGGCGTCGACGCGGTCCTGGATGGCATCGCGTCGCTGCGGCGATCGAAGATCGCTGACCGCGTGCTGGAGCTGCAGCGCGCCCTGCGCGAGCTCGAGAGCGGAGCCAAGGGGCGCGATCCCGTGCGCACGCGCTGGATTGACGACGTCGTGGGCTACATCGACTACCGGAATGACACCGCAGTCCGCGCGCAGGGCGGGCTCGGCGCCGGTGCGGCCAGCATCCTGGACTACCGCGACAAGCGTCTCGGTCGGTTCGTCGCCGACATCGAGACACACGTCGCCGAGACGGCGCCGACGACGAGCGTCGCGGACCGCCCTGCCGCGCGCACCGTGTATCTCTCCGACGCGATCCCCTACATGAACAGTGAGGACCGCAAGGACGTCTGGCGTGAACGCGGATTCACGGTGGTCGACGACCCCGCAGACGCCGCGTGGGCTGTCGCCTATCACCAGCGCGAACTGTTCGATCTTGCAGGCCAATCGCCCCGAATCGTCTTTCACACCTACGAGCCGCTGTTCACCAGAAGTCTTCCGCTCTACTCGCGGATCGGCACGTCAGAGGTCTTCTCGTTGGGGGTGTGGACGGCGGGCCTGGAGGACACGTGGCGCTACTGGCTCCGGTCCGGGCCGCGGCAGTACCTCGACCCGGCCGAGGGCGACCGGTCGCGCGCCGTGGTGCTCGCATCGACCAAGGCCTGGGCGCATGACAAGTTCGCCGAAGACCTCACGGGCCTGCGCCACAGGATCGCGGTCGGAGGTCAGCAGCGAGGGCTGTTCGACATCTACGGTCGCGACTGGGGCGATGTCACCACCATGGGCGAGTCTCGGAGCCCCACGGGCGGGTGGCCCGAGGCGAAGCATGCGATCCTCGGTGGCTATTCGTTCAATCTCTGCCTCGAGAACAACCACGTGCCTGGCTTCGTGACAGAGAAGCCGTGGCAGGCCATTCGCGGTGGATGCCTCCCCATCTACTACGGCTCGAGCTGGATGGACAGACTGTTTCCGTCGAAGGAATATCTCGATCTCCGCGACTACGAGTCGATCGAGGCGCTCTACGAGCACATGGAGCGGATGCCTCGCGACGAGATCGTGGCGCGGGTGCGACGCCTGCAGGACCAGTTGAAGGAGCTCGAGCAGGCAACGGAGGGTGGCAAAGCGGCCCAGGGCCTGTCCTGGCTCCAGGACGTGGCCTCGTTCATCGAGGGAGTCGATGAGAATGACGCGCGTCGCGGCACGGCGTGGGACGTCTCGCACCTGGCCGCGCGTGACTTCGCGCTGCTCGCGCAGCGGGGAGATCCCCTCCCGGAGCCGCGTCCGCTCCGTGCGGTGCAGCCACCCCGCCGTCGCTGGTGGCAGTCGCGGAGTTAG
- a CDS encoding GDP-L-fucose synthase family protein — MRTLTLPRDATIYIAGHRGLAGSALWRGLEARGFSSLVGVPSAEADLRDRQAARRVIEDVRPDVIFLAAARVGGIAANIAAPTDFLSENLQIQANVMDAAAAKGVPKLVFLGSSCIYPRLAPQPLREEYLMTGPLEPTNEAYAVAKIAGIMHVKAVRQQYGLKWISVMPSNLYGPGDNFHPQKSHVVPGMIRRFHEAKVNGVEEVAVWGTGRARRELLFADDFADGTLHALEHFDGSDFINVGSGEDISIADLAALVARVVGYDGTLSQDLSKPDGMPQKLLDTSRMQELGWTSSTSLEQGLRQTYEWFLSEVAAHE, encoded by the coding sequence ATGCGGACTCTGACGCTCCCCCGAGACGCCACCATCTACATCGCGGGACACCGCGGCCTGGCTGGCTCAGCGCTCTGGCGCGGCCTCGAGGCGCGTGGCTTCTCCTCGCTCGTGGGGGTGCCGTCGGCGGAGGCGGACCTCCGGGACCGTCAGGCAGCGAGGCGCGTGATCGAGGACGTGCGGCCGGACGTGATCTTCCTCGCTGCGGCCCGCGTCGGCGGCATCGCCGCCAACATCGCGGCGCCGACGGACTTCCTGAGCGAGAACCTGCAGATCCAGGCCAACGTGATGGATGCCGCCGCCGCCAAGGGGGTCCCGAAGCTGGTCTTCCTCGGATCGTCGTGCATCTATCCGCGGCTCGCGCCCCAGCCGCTGCGCGAGGAGTACCTGATGACCGGCCCGCTCGAGCCGACGAACGAGGCCTACGCGGTGGCGAAGATCGCAGGCATCATGCACGTCAAGGCGGTGCGCCAGCAGTACGGACTGAAGTGGATCTCCGTGATGCCGTCGAACCTCTATGGGCCCGGTGACAACTTCCACCCCCAGAAGTCCCACGTGGTGCCTGGCATGATCCGTCGCTTTCACGAGGCGAAGGTCAACGGCGTCGAGGAGGTGGCGGTCTGGGGCACGGGACGCGCCCGCCGGGAGCTGCTGTTCGCTGACGACTTCGCAGACGGCACGCTTCATGCGCTCGAGCACTTCGATGGGTCGGACTTCATCAACGTCGGCAGCGGTGAGGACATCTCCATCGCCGACCTGGCCGCACTCGTGGCACGGGTGGTCGGCTACGACGGCACGCTGTCCCAGGACCTCAGCAAGCCGGACGGGATGCCTCAGAAGCTGCTCGACACCTCACGCATGCAGGAGCTCGGATGGACGTCGTCGACCTCGCTCGAGCAGGGCCTGCGCCAGACGTACGAGTGGTTCCTGTCCGAGGTCGCGGCGCACGAGTAG
- a CDS encoding DegT/DnrJ/EryC1/StrS family aminotransferase: MPPSDDFSLPLATSTWDDRERAALIDVIDSDRFTMGPRVAEFERAFAEFVGSGHAVMVNSGSSANLLAVAAAILNPEIRLAPGDEVLVPAVSWATTYSPLHQYGLRLVFVDVDPETLNMDLDKAREAITPRTRAVFAVNLLGNPQDFDALGALTAEHDLLLLEDNCEALGATFAGRQAGTFGLLGTYSSFFSHHISTMEGGLVVTDDERTYQTLLSLRAHGWIRDLPADNLLHRKSGDPFEDSFRFVLPGYNVRPLEMSGALGLLQLEKLPSIVAGRRRNAEAFQRAFASVPGVRIQREVGESSWFGFALTLTDGLEGRRGEVVRALADAGVDARPIVAGNFTRNPVIDYFDATVPAELPHADDVHDNGLFIGNHHYDVSEALNRVAALIRGLTA; encoded by the coding sequence GTGCCCCCTTCTGACGACTTCTCGTTGCCTCTCGCCACGTCCACATGGGATGACCGCGAGCGCGCGGCGCTCATCGATGTCATCGACTCCGACCGGTTCACTATGGGCCCTCGCGTCGCAGAATTCGAGAGGGCGTTCGCAGAGTTCGTGGGCTCCGGCCACGCAGTGATGGTCAACTCTGGCTCGTCGGCGAACCTGCTGGCCGTGGCGGCGGCGATCCTGAACCCCGAGATCCGCCTCGCCCCGGGTGACGAGGTGCTGGTGCCGGCGGTCTCGTGGGCCACCACGTACTCACCGCTGCATCAGTACGGTCTGCGCCTGGTCTTCGTCGATGTCGATCCCGAGACGTTGAACATGGACCTCGACAAGGCTCGGGAGGCGATCACTCCTCGCACCCGCGCCGTGTTCGCCGTCAACCTGCTGGGCAATCCTCAGGACTTCGACGCCCTCGGCGCCCTCACCGCGGAGCACGACCTGCTTCTTCTCGAGGACAACTGCGAGGCCCTCGGCGCCACGTTCGCGGGGCGCCAAGCGGGCACCTTTGGGCTGCTCGGCACCTACAGCTCCTTCTTCTCGCACCACATCTCGACGATGGAGGGCGGGCTGGTCGTCACGGATGACGAGCGGACCTACCAGACGCTGCTGTCGCTGCGCGCTCATGGCTGGATCCGGGACCTCCCGGCAGACAACCTGCTCCACCGCAAGTCGGGCGACCCGTTCGAGGACTCGTTCCGGTTCGTGCTGCCGGGCTACAACGTCCGGCCGCTGGAGATGTCCGGCGCCCTGGGTCTGCTGCAGTTGGAGAAGCTCCCCTCGATCGTTGCGGGCCGCCGGCGCAACGCGGAGGCGTTCCAGCGCGCCTTTGCCTCGGTGCCGGGTGTCAGGATCCAGCGAGAGGTGGGCGAGAGCAGCTGGTTCGGCTTCGCACTGACGCTGACCGACGGGCTCGAGGGGCGTCGCGGTGAGGTCGTGCGCGCACTTGCCGATGCCGGGGTCGATGCCAGGCCCATCGTGGCGGGCAACTTCACGCGGAACCCTGTGATCGACTACTTCGACGCCACGGTGCCGGCCGAACTCCCGCATGCAGATGACGTCCACGACAACGGGCTGTTCATCGGGAACCATCACTACGACGTATCGGAGGCGCTGAACCGCGTCGCGGCCCTGATTCGGGGCCTCACCGCGTAG